Part of the Crossiella cryophila genome, GTCACCGGGGTAGGCGGGCGGTCCGATCTTGGCGCGCGGATCGCTGAGGAACTCCTCCCGGTACTCCATGCCCCAGGCGTTCAAGGACTCGTACTTCTCGGCGCTGGTGAAGATGGCGTCGAACCACGGCACCGGCTTGCCGTCGCCCCAGTCAATGGTCTGCAGGAAGTCCACCGGCTTGCCGCCCTGGTCGATCAGGCGCTGGCGGACCGTCTTGAGGTCGCCCGCGTGCTCGGGGGAGACACCGAAACCGGTGGCGCCGAGCTTGCCGTCCTCGCCCGGCAGGTCACCCACGCCGAACAGTTCGACGTAGGTCTCCCGGCCCATCAGGTAGCGCCCGGTCCACTTCTGCCCACCGGCGCCGGTGGTGGTGCGCACACTGAAGTTGGCGAACTCCTTCATGTACGCGGAGTGCTCGATCGCGTCAGCGGTCTCCCGGTCGAGCACCCCGTAACCGTGGTTGAAGAACAAAAGCTGCCGTCCGGGGGTCTCCGCCGAGGCCGTCCCGGTGACACCGGTGAGGGCGAGCGGGACGGCCAGCGCGGCGGCCGTGAGCGCGCGTAATACCCGTCGAAGCATCATGGCCGGATGCTAGGTCGCGTTGACCTGCGCCGTTGGCGGTTCGGGTAAACCCGGACCCCTACTTCGCGCCGAGCCCGAAGTCCTTGCGCTTGATCTTGGCCCGGCGACCGTCCGGGTGGTGGAAAACGATGCCCTCGGCGAGCTGTCCCGGGGCGAACCTGCTGTCCAGCGTCGCCAGGAACTCCCGGAGCTGCTCGAAGTCACGCGGCACCTCCGAGATCGTCGGCGCCTGGAGGTTGAACGGCACGCACAGGTGCTCCGCCAGGGCGAGGGGATTGCCCTGGACCCGGGGGCCGAGTGCCTCGCACGGGTGCTCGCCGTCGGGCCAGCCGGAGACGTCGGTGTTGTCGGCCGCGGTGTGGATCCACTTGTCCTCGGCCGAGTCCTCGCTGGTGTCGACGTACCAGCCGTCGACGATGCCGAGTTTCCTTTGCTCCTTGCTCGGGTTGCGCCGCTTCTCCACCCGGACCAGCCTGCCTGCCCGCACGGTGAGCCGGACGTTGGTGCCGTCGAGCTTCTCGGTGCCGACGCCCGCGCCGTCGAAGACCCACGCGCACTCCGCCCGCGGCCGGTCCACCACCCGGAATCGTTCGTCCCGCTCGAAGAGCGTGGGGATCTTCTCCATGAC contains:
- a CDS encoding DUF5829 family protein, which gives rise to MMLRRVLRALTAAALAVPLALTGVTGTASAETPGRQLLFFNHGYGVLDRETADAIEHSAYMKEFANFSVRTTTGAGGQKWTGRYLMGRETYVELFGVGDLPGEDGKLGATGFGVSPEHAGDLKTVRQRLIDQGGKPVDFLQTIDWGDGKPVPWFDAIFTSAEKYESLNAWGMEYREEFLSDPRAKIGPPAYPGDVSRDRYLSEKYRDFLMRDVSAIHLAITARDLNVTLPLLKNGGFVVVPTPSGVLVTRGGTTMRLDAVPPAEIGLRSIDFTLNRPLGTRQEHRLGNSTLTVGPGARAFWTFQR
- a CDS encoding RNA ligase family protein is translated as MDEARGRGRPRKDPAALARWTPPEGWSRLVAWISPAEKKALKHVAVEADTSVADLVRALAAGLVGGVITYEELIGQVSKGKQVMEKIPTLFERDERFRVVDRPRAECAWVFDGAGVGTEKLDGTNVRLTVRAGRLVRVEKRRNPSKEQRKLGIVDGWYVDTSEDSAEDKWIHTAADNTDVSGWPDGEHPCEALGPRVQGNPLALAEHLCVPFNLQAPTISEVPRDFEQLREFLATLDSRFAPGQLAEGIVFHHPDGRRAKIKRKDFGLGAK